AAAGATTGTGTCATCGGCTGCCTTATGATGGCCTATGACTGCATCTTGAATGTAAAGATCAATCAGCTCAGCTACGGTTTTTTCTCTATTTTTGGTAAAGTCGTACTTGCCTTTCTTGATCTCGGTCTCAGTTTCTTTCGCCCAATCTTCGGCAGCTTTTTTTCGATCGAAATGATCTGAAACTGTGGGGTAATTTTTAATTCTGATGACAGCTCGCCAGACTTTGGAGCCGTCTTTATTTGTACGTTGATAGATGGATGCCATCTTAAACCTCTTGTTAGTTTTGGTTTAAGCGGCTGGCTGTGCTTATAAGTTATTATTTTACTGCACCGTCATTGCACCGCGAGGGGTGAATTTAGCTTAATTAAAGTATTTAATACAAGCTAAATCACTCTCTAACAGGTGTATAAGGATTGCCCAAAGCCGGAGTCGAACCGACGACCTTCGCATTACGAATGCGCTGCTCTGCCAACTGAGCTATTCAGGCATGGAGAATTAAGATTAAAGCGTAGTCGATCGGAGCGTTTTTTCTCAATATCAAGTTGGAAATCCGGTTGCGTCTTGCCGCCGGATCTTGTAAGTTCCGTCAAAAAATTCGGTTCCGCTTTCACATGAGAAACTGCTATTTATACCCCGCTCTGCTTGGGCTCGTCCTGCTTGCTGGATCCCTCACAGCCGGTCCCAGCTCCATCTTCTGGACCAACTGCACCACCGCTATCTATCCGGCAGGTCTCATCCACCTCGATGGCGACACCTATTTCAACGTGGTTCCAAGAAAGCACGATCCTTCGGTACCCTCCGACACGGGGCTTGAAGCGGGGCTGCTGAACTGGCATGGCGTTCAGGCGGAGGCCGGCTTTGACTATGCCGGAGGCGTAGACTATCCTTTAGCCCTCAACGCCGGAGCGGCGATTCCCGAGGGGTGGCTTTTTCCGACCGCACCCTCGCTCAAAGTCGGTCTGTTCGGTTTTGGGTTGCACACCAGCAGCGACAAGAGAAACAATCAAAATATTGTCGATGTGATCGTAGGCTTTTCCCTGCCCGAGGTGATTGGAGGCAGAGTGTTTTTCGGTGGGTTTTCCGGCGGTTCCGCCATGGGCAAGAACCGGCAGGGGCTGATGGCGTCATATCAAAAGTTTTTTTGCCCGGCCACAGGCTGTGACGGGGTGGAGTACCACCGCTGGATGGTTTGCTGCGACTGGGCATCGGGGAAGAATACCATCGGCGGTGGAGGCGTAGCGCTTGGCTACTACCCGCACCCCGACGTCTCCATCCTGACAGGTCCTATTTGGTTTAACTCCGCCGCAATCAACGGCAGGTGGAAGTGGTCTCTCCAGCTCGGAATCAACTTTTCTTTCTTTGACGGCTGCCGCATCGGGAAATAAAGAACTTCATGGCTTCGAGTGGCGGATCGAGAGGAATTTTTCCGTCAGGTACTCAAGGATACCGGAGGGCCCACCCTCGCGGCCGATACCGGAGTCTTTCATGCCGCCAAAAGAGGCCTCGGCGGCACTCGGCAGGCCATCGTTGATCGCGATGATCCCAAACTCCAGGTGGTTTGAGAAATGGTGCGCGCTCGCTAGGCTATCGGTGAAGAGGTAGGCGGCAAGGCCGAAGCGGCAATCGTTGGCCAAAAGCAGCGCCTCATCGGCGCTTTTCACTTTCATCAAGGCCGCGATAGGACCAAATGTTTCCTCGTGGAAAATGCGCATGCCGGGTGTGACTCCGGAGATGACAGTGGGCTCCCCGGGTTTTCCGCCCAGGAGGAGCGAAGCGCCCTGTTCGAGTGCGTCCTGAAGGTGCTCTTCCATTCGTTTCAAAGAGAGCGGGTGGAGGTGGCAGCTGACGTTCGTTTCGGGATTCAGGGGAGAGCCAAAGGTGAGTTTCTCGATTTCATGGATCAGCTTCCCGGAGAATTCATCAAAAATTTTTTCATGGATGAGAAACCGGTTCGCGGCGATGCAGGTTTGTCCGGCGTTGCGGAATTTAGCGGGGATGGCCTCTTTTGCGGCCAAGTCGAGGTCGGCATCGTCCAAAACAATGAACGGAGCGTTTCCGCCGAGCTCCAAGGTGACTTTCTTCAGCGTATTCGACGACAGATTGTAGAGGAGTTTTCCCACTTCAGCGCTGCCGGTAAAGCTCAGTTTACGGATATTCGGAGAGGCAAGAAGCTCCTGGCCGATCATTTTCTCATCACCGACAAGAACCTGGAAAACAGAAGGGGGGATGCCCGCCTCATGGCACGCTTTCGCCAAAAGGAGCAGGCTCATCGGGCTCTCCAGGCTGGGCTTGGCGATCACCGTGCAGCCGGCGGCAAGGGCCGCGGCGCACTTCCTTGCCGCCATTGCGATGGGAAAATTCCAAGGGGTAATGACAGCTGTGGGGCCGACGGGCTCGAGGCGGGCAAGGAGTAGTTTTCCCTTGCGGGAGCTGGGGATCTCCAGTCCATATAGCCGTTCTGCCTCTCCCGCAAACCAGGTAAAAAACGAGGCGGCGTAGGCCACCTCGCCGGCCCCTTCGCTAACCGGTTTGCCCATCTCGCGCGCCATCACCTCGGCGAAAAGGTCTTTGTTTGCGAGAAGAAGGGAGGCCACCCGCCGTAGGGCAGCGCCCCTTGACGGAGCCGGCTCCTCTCGCCATGTCTGAAAGGCTTTCATCGACAGCTCGATGGCTTCCAGGACGCCGTTTTTGTCGACAGGGTGGAGCTCGAGCCACTTCTCATCGGTCGTGATATCTTTGAAAGGAAGAGGGGTGCTCTCCTGAAGCTTTCCGCCGATTAGACTGGTGATTTTTTTATCCTGCAACATGCTGTCTAGAGGCATAACGCTTCCTTTTTTCAGGTCCGCAGCGGTATTGTTGGAACAGTCATTTGTAAAGGATCGGTCGATGATTAGGAAAGAAAAAAACGGTGTCGCCTGGCTTGAATTTGAGCTTTTCCAGCAGTTTAAAGAGGTGCGACACGGCATCTTTTTAAGGAAGGGCGGAGTGAGCTCAGGTGAGTTCAGTTCGCTGAATATCGGATTCAAATCGGAGGATTCACAAGAAAATATTTTAGAGAATCTGAACAGGTCTCTTAAATGCCTGGATGTAAAAGAGTGGCGGCGCGGGCGGCTCAATCATGGATCCACGGTTGTTTTGGCGGAAGAGGCCCCCTC
The DNA window shown above is from Estrella lausannensis and carries:
- a CDS encoding NAD-dependent succinate-semialdehyde dehydrogenase; its protein translation is MPLDSMLQDKKITSLIGGKLQESTPLPFKDITTDEKWLELHPVDKNGVLEAIELSMKAFQTWREEPAPSRGAALRRVASLLLANKDLFAEVMAREMGKPVSEGAGEVAYAASFFTWFAGEAERLYGLEIPSSRKGKLLLARLEPVGPTAVITPWNFPIAMAARKCAAALAAGCTVIAKPSLESPMSLLLLAKACHEAGIPPSVFQVLVGDEKMIGQELLASPNIRKLSFTGSAEVGKLLYNLSSNTLKKVTLELGGNAPFIVLDDADLDLAAKEAIPAKFRNAGQTCIAANRFLIHEKIFDEFSGKLIHEIEKLTFGSPLNPETNVSCHLHPLSLKRMEEHLQDALEQGASLLLGGKPGEPTVISGVTPGMRIFHEETFGPIAALMKVKSADEALLLANDCRFGLAAYLFTDSLASAHHFSNHLEFGIIAINDGLPSAAEASFGGMKDSGIGREGGPSGILEYLTEKFLSIRHSKP